In Phycisphaerae bacterium, one genomic interval encodes:
- a CDS encoding S1 RNA-binding domain-containing protein, with translation MTSEQNAFERENQAPQNQPQMSADDQRRLTGAAGENTDDELQRELEEAFGGATVFDMMDAEEAASRGSKAARKGKVLAIHGDDIFVDFGGKTQGLLPASHYADDPLPKVGEWIDVVIRSYNEEEGLMLLARPGAAEEADWDSVAKDQVVEGRVTGHNKGGLELNINGIRAFMPISQIELWRVEDDLSSYVNQKVRCRITEVKRSEKNLVVSRRAVLEEEAAEKREQTFQTLTEGSVVHGTVRNIMPYGAFVDIGGVDGLLHVRDMAHKHVADPSEVVKQGQQLELMILKIDREARRISLGLKQVMPDPWQGAEAKWPVNAVVTGRVSRLADFGAFVEVEEGIEALLPISEITYDRRLRHPSEVLHEGEIIQARVLNLDAPNKRMSLSVKQVGDDPWTGASARWPVNTVVQGAVTRTTDFGAFVELTNGVEGLIHISELTEGRVRSVTDVLKTGDTVKAKVLSVDEDARRIALSVKQLSSMPDYTGDLTDQPAAEPAKPQKKRKTPLRGGFD, from the coding sequence ATGACCAGCGAACAGAACGCATTCGAGCGGGAAAACCAGGCACCCCAAAACCAGCCCCAGATGAGCGCCGACGACCAGCGCCGCCTTACCGGCGCAGCCGGTGAAAACACCGACGACGAGCTCCAGCGGGAACTCGAAGAGGCCTTTGGAGGGGCCACCGTCTTCGACATGATGGACGCCGAAGAGGCCGCCTCCCGAGGCTCCAAAGCCGCCCGCAAGGGCAAGGTCCTCGCCATCCACGGCGACGATATCTTCGTCGATTTCGGCGGCAAGACCCAGGGCCTCCTGCCGGCCAGCCACTACGCCGACGACCCGCTGCCCAAGGTCGGCGAATGGATCGACGTAGTGATCCGCAGCTACAACGAGGAAGAAGGCCTGATGCTCCTGGCCCGCCCGGGCGCAGCCGAAGAGGCCGACTGGGACAGCGTGGCCAAGGATCAGGTCGTCGAAGGCCGCGTCACCGGCCATAACAAGGGCGGTCTCGAACTCAACATCAACGGCATCCGGGCGTTCATGCCCATCAGCCAGATCGAACTCTGGCGGGTCGAGGACGACCTCTCGTCCTACGTCAACCAGAAGGTCCGCTGCCGCATCACCGAGGTCAAACGCTCGGAAAAGAACCTGGTCGTCTCGCGACGCGCCGTCCTCGAGGAAGAGGCCGCTGAGAAACGCGAACAGACCTTCCAGACCCTCACCGAAGGCAGCGTGGTCCACGGCACCGTCCGCAATATCATGCCCTACGGGGCCTTCGTCGATATCGGCGGCGTCGACGGCCTGCTCCACGTCCGCGACATGGCCCACAAGCACGTCGCCGACCCCAGCGAGGTGGTCAAGCAGGGCCAGCAGCTCGAGCTGATGATCCTCAAGATCGACCGCGAGGCGCGGCGAATCTCGTTGGGCCTCAAGCAGGTCATGCCCGATCCGTGGCAAGGGGCCGAGGCCAAGTGGCCCGTCAACGCCGTGGTCACCGGCCGCGTCTCCCGGCTCGCCGATTTCGGCGCTTTCGTCGAGGTCGAGGAGGGCATCGAGGCCCTCCTGCCGATCAGCGAGATCACCTACGACCGCCGGCTTCGCCATCCCAGCGAGGTCCTTCACGAAGGCGAAATCATCCAGGCCCGCGTGCTCAATCTCGACGCCCCCAACAAGCGGATGAGCCTCTCGGTCAAACAGGTCGGCGACGACCCGTGGACCGGAGCCTCCGCCCGCTGGCCGGTCAACACCGTCGTCCAAGGCGCCGTCACCCGCACCACCGATTTCGGAGCCTTCGTCGAACTGACCAACGGCGTCGAAGGCCTCATCCATATCAGCGAACTGACCGAAGGCCGCGTCCGCTCGGTCACCGACGTGCTCAAGACCGGCGATACCGTCAAAGCCAAGGTCCTCAGCGTCGATGAGGACGCCCGGCGGATCGCCCTGTCGGTCAAACAGCTCTCCTCCATGCCCGACTACACCGGCGACCTGACGGATCAACCCGCCGCCGAACCGGCCAAACCCCAGAAAAAGCGCAAAACCCCGCTCAGGGGAGGCTTCGACTAG